Proteins found in one Arthrobacter pascens genomic segment:
- a CDS encoding acyl-CoA dehydrogenase family protein, with translation MTPDDVLPAALLERIRGRAAGYDRNNTFFHEDLEELAAAGYLKLFVPEPDGGRGLGLEAAADVQRRLATAAPATALAVNMHLVWTGVAYVLAARGDHSLDFVLQEAARGEIFAFGNSEAGNDSVLFDSRTVATPLVGGGYSFTGTKIFTSLSPAWTRLGIFGKDPQAREGDGELVHGFITRGTPGYTILDDWNTLGMRASQSNTTVLEAVEVPGDRIFRKLPVGPNADPLIFAIFACFETLLAAVYTGIGERALNLGVDAVKRRTSFKNGGRSYALDPDIRWKVAEAAMAMDILYPQLSAVTHDVDALADHGSQWFPKLVGLKVNATETARRVVDLAIRVSGGSTYFQGSELERLYRDVLAGLFHPSDDESAHNTVANAWLGPLED, from the coding sequence ATGACGCCCGACGACGTGCTGCCTGCGGCGCTGCTGGAGCGTATCCGCGGCCGGGCGGCCGGCTACGACCGCAACAACACCTTTTTCCACGAGGACCTCGAGGAGCTGGCCGCGGCCGGTTACCTCAAGCTTTTTGTTCCGGAGCCCGACGGCGGCCGTGGACTTGGGCTTGAGGCGGCAGCAGACGTCCAGCGGAGGCTGGCAACGGCCGCCCCGGCCACCGCTTTGGCCGTCAACATGCACCTCGTGTGGACCGGCGTCGCATACGTCCTCGCTGCGAGGGGCGATCACTCCCTGGACTTCGTCCTGCAGGAAGCAGCCCGGGGCGAGATCTTTGCCTTTGGCAATTCCGAAGCCGGCAACGACTCCGTCCTCTTTGATTCGCGCACGGTCGCCACGCCACTAGTGGGCGGCGGTTACAGCTTCACGGGAACGAAGATCTTCACGAGCCTTTCCCCTGCTTGGACCAGGCTGGGAATCTTCGGCAAGGACCCGCAGGCGCGTGAGGGCGATGGTGAGCTCGTGCACGGATTCATCACCCGTGGAACCCCCGGTTACACGATCCTGGACGACTGGAATACCTTGGGAATGCGCGCCAGCCAGTCCAATACGACGGTGTTGGAGGCGGTCGAGGTCCCCGGGGACCGGATCTTCCGCAAACTGCCCGTCGGACCAAATGCCGATCCGCTGATTTTCGCCATCTTCGCCTGCTTTGAGACACTCCTGGCTGCCGTGTACACAGGCATCGGCGAGCGGGCCCTCAACCTGGGCGTGGACGCAGTTAAGCGCCGCACTTCGTTCAAGAACGGGGGTCGAAGCTACGCCCTGGACCCTGACATCCGCTGGAAGGTGGCGGAGGCTGCGATGGCCATGGACATTCTCTATCCCCAGCTCTCGGCAGTGACCCACGACGTCGACGCCCTGGCCGATCATGGGTCCCAGTGGTTCCCCAAGCTCGTGGGCCTGAAGGTCAACGCAACCGAGACGGCCCGCCGGGTAGTCGACCTCGCCATCCGTGTGAGCGGCGGCTCAACCTATTTCCAGGGTTCCGAACTCGAACGGCTCTACCGTGATGTACTGGCCGGACTGTTCCATCCGTCCGATGATGAATCTGCGCACAACACGGTAGCCAATGCGTGGCTCGGCCCGCTGGAGGACTGA
- a CDS encoding M50 family metallopeptidase, whose translation MTSLPQQLWQRIVEAFSGTDIPDVSLPELSLVLLLATALSIPRATWKYFGLLATATHELGHAFAAVLSGQRLGGIRLRLDHSGTTTSYSRGRLATVWSGFWGYPVPAMTGAALVSSGFGGWGPAALAVGTMVLLASLLFIRNMAGFLITAVSVAGGAALILFVPHAFTGHVAIVLGLALLVAAVRDLFKLSQVHLRRRDRLANSDAYLLYRATSVPSIIWIGLFVALVAGSWIVAWQPISAILVAGA comes from the coding sequence ATGACATCCCTCCCCCAGCAACTGTGGCAACGCATCGTTGAAGCCTTCAGCGGGACCGATATCCCTGATGTTTCCCTCCCCGAACTGTCGCTGGTGCTTCTTCTGGCGACTGCGCTGTCCATTCCACGGGCCACCTGGAAGTACTTCGGCCTGCTCGCCACCGCCACCCATGAACTCGGCCACGCCTTCGCTGCCGTATTGAGCGGCCAGAGACTGGGAGGGATCCGGCTTAGGCTGGACCACTCGGGAACCACAACCAGTTACAGCCGCGGGCGCCTGGCCACCGTCTGGTCGGGCTTCTGGGGCTACCCGGTTCCCGCGATGACAGGCGCGGCGCTGGTGTCGTCCGGCTTTGGCGGATGGGGTCCTGCAGCCCTCGCTGTCGGAACCATGGTCCTGTTGGCCTCGCTCCTGTTCATCCGGAATATGGCCGGATTCCTCATCACGGCCGTCTCCGTCGCCGGAGGCGCCGCACTGATCTTGTTTGTTCCACACGCATTCACGGGCCACGTCGCGATCGTTTTGGGACTCGCCTTGTTGGTTGCGGCCGTACGGGACCTCTTCAAACTCTCCCAAGTGCACCTGCGCCGCAGGGACCGGCTGGCCAATTCGGACGCCTACTTGCTCTACCGTGCCACGTCCGTGCCTTCCATCATTTGGATTGGCTTGTTCGTGGCCCTGGTGGCGGGTTCCTGGATCGTGGCCTGGCAACCTATCTCCGCAATTCTTGTCGCCGGCGCATAG
- a CDS encoding GatB/YqeY domain-containing protein, protein MTTLKERLHADVVVHMKERNKTALTTVRNVLGEIETREKSGKTPMTLDDAQVTSLLQKEAAKRRDTARIYTEAGEPERAAAEIAEAEVIEAYLPKALSRDEVETIVDEAIAALQAEGQELSVRSIGAVMKPVTAKVAGRFDGKAVSEIVRSRLM, encoded by the coding sequence GTGACCACTTTGAAGGAACGCCTGCACGCCGACGTTGTTGTCCACATGAAAGAGCGGAACAAGACCGCCCTGACAACGGTGCGCAATGTCCTGGGCGAAATCGAAACACGTGAAAAATCGGGCAAGACGCCCATGACGCTGGATGACGCCCAGGTGACATCGCTGCTGCAAAAGGAAGCAGCCAAACGGCGCGATACTGCCCGGATCTACACTGAGGCGGGCGAGCCGGAGCGGGCAGCAGCAGAAATCGCCGAGGCGGAGGTCATTGAGGCCTACTTGCCGAAGGCCCTATCCCGCGACGAAGTCGAGACAATCGTCGATGAGGCCATCGCAGCACTTCAGGCTGAGGGCCAGGAGCTGTCGGTGCGCTCCATCGGCGCTGTGATGAAGCCCGTCACTGCAAAGGTTGCCGGCCGTTTCGACGGCAAGGCCGTCAGCGAGATCGTCAGAAGCCGCCTGATGTAA
- a CDS encoding DUF4193 domain-containing protein — MATDYDELRSDVKESQDNSLEALQSANAPDARSVVLELDEADGLDGAGVPGGEFVAEELVVQVIPQAEDEFTCYSCFLVRHRSQIARQKDGHSYCTDCEG, encoded by the coding sequence GTGGCAACCGATTACGACGAACTTCGCTCCGATGTCAAGGAGTCGCAGGACAACTCGCTCGAGGCGCTCCAGTCCGCCAATGCGCCGGACGCCCGCAGCGTCGTCCTTGAACTGGATGAGGCAGACGGTCTCGACGGCGCCGGCGTTCCCGGAGGCGAATTCGTAGCCGAGGAACTCGTTGTCCAGGTCATTCCGCAGGCCGAAGACGAGTTCACCTGCTACTCCTGCTTCCTGGTCCGGCACCGTTCGCAGATTGCACGGCAGAAAGACGGACACAGCTACTGCACCGACTGCGAAGGCTGA
- a CDS encoding glutathione S-transferase family protein: MSQDTDSGDISTQGAYVTGAEFNRDTNYIEDRITRDGAPGSNGEQGWRAAAGRYRLIAARACPWASRTVIVRRLLGLEDAISLGQPGPTHDARSWTFDLDPDGVDPVLGIRRLQSAYFRRFPDYPRGITVPAIVDVASGAVVTNNFSQITLDFATEWTEFHRPGAPQLYPEYLRPEIDAVNRRVFTEINNGVYRCGFAGSQEAYDSAYTRLWTAMDWLEERLSSRRYLVGDTITEADVRLFTTLARFDAVYHGHFKCNRQKLSEMPALWGYARDLFQTPGFGDTVDFVQIKQHYYIVHEDINPTGIVPQGPDLSGWLEAHGRDSLGGRPFGDGTPPGPVRPGEEVTAGHGAGS; this comes from the coding sequence ATGAGCCAGGACACGGACAGCGGAGACATCAGCACGCAGGGCGCGTATGTCACGGGCGCAGAGTTCAACCGCGACACCAATTACATCGAGGACCGGATCACGCGCGACGGCGCCCCGGGCTCCAACGGAGAGCAGGGCTGGCGTGCCGCAGCCGGCCGCTACCGGCTGATTGCGGCGCGGGCATGCCCCTGGGCGAGCCGGACAGTCATTGTGCGGCGGCTCCTGGGCCTGGAGGATGCCATTTCCCTGGGCCAGCCAGGCCCGACTCATGATGCACGGTCATGGACCTTCGATCTGGACCCGGATGGCGTGGACCCGGTGCTTGGCATCCGGCGGCTCCAGAGCGCCTACTTCAGGCGGTTCCCGGACTACCCGCGGGGTATTACGGTGCCAGCGATCGTGGATGTTGCCAGCGGGGCGGTGGTAACAAACAACTTTTCCCAAATCACTTTGGATTTTGCTACCGAATGGACAGAGTTCCACCGGCCCGGCGCGCCGCAGCTCTATCCCGAGTACCTGCGGCCGGAAATCGACGCCGTCAACAGGCGGGTTTTTACCGAGATCAACAACGGCGTCTACCGCTGCGGTTTCGCCGGCTCGCAGGAGGCCTATGACTCCGCCTATACCCGGCTGTGGACCGCCATGGACTGGCTTGAGGAACGCCTCTCCAGCCGGCGGTATCTGGTGGGTGACACCATCACAGAGGCGGACGTGCGGCTGTTTACCACCCTCGCCAGGTTTGACGCGGTCTACCACGGCCATTTCAAATGCAACCGGCAGAAGCTCAGCGAGATGCCTGCGCTGTGGGGATACGCGCGCGACCTGTTCCAGACCCCCGGCTTTGGCGACACCGTCGACTTCGTCCAGATCAAGCAGCATTACTACATCGTCCATGAGGACATCAATCCCACCGGGATCGTGCCGCAGGGCCCGGACCTCTCGGGCTGGCTGGAAGCCCATGGCCGGGACTCACTGGGCGGGCGGCCGTTCGGGGACGGGACTCCTCCGGGACCGGTCAGGCCGGGAGAAGAGGTTACGGCCGGCCACGGTGCGGGTTCGTGA
- a CDS encoding M20/M25/M40 family metallo-hydrolase: MSDIRPEDEVVRICQELIRIDTSNYGDGSGPGERAAAEYTAGLIEEVGLDAEIFESAPGRANVVTRMAGEDPSASALVVHGHLDVVPALRDQWSVDPFGAELKDGLIWGRGAVDMKDMDAMILSVLRGFARTGRKPKRDIVFAFFADEEAGGEYGARYAADKRPELFDGATEAISEVGGFSATIGGQRTYLLQTAEKGISWLRLVAHGRAGHGSQINTDNAVTRLAGAVTRIGEYKWPIELTPTTRQFLDGVTELTGVEFDPDNPDRLLSQLGTVARFVGATLQNTTNPTLLKGGYKHNVIPESAEALVDCRTLPGQQDHVLEIVRELAGSGVDVSYVHNDVSLEVPFAGNLVDSMIDALHSEDPGAKVLPYTLSGGTDNKSLSRLGITGYGFAPLQLPDDLDFTGMFHGVDERVPADSLKFGARVLNTLLTNY; this comes from the coding sequence ATGTCTGACATCCGCCCCGAGGATGAAGTTGTCCGGATCTGCCAGGAACTCATCCGGATAGACACCTCCAATTATGGTGACGGGTCAGGGCCGGGGGAGAGGGCCGCGGCGGAATATACGGCGGGGCTGATTGAGGAAGTCGGCCTCGACGCCGAGATCTTCGAGTCCGCCCCCGGCCGGGCAAACGTTGTCACCCGGATGGCCGGTGAGGACCCGTCAGCGAGCGCCCTGGTGGTGCACGGCCACCTCGACGTCGTTCCCGCATTGAGGGACCAGTGGTCAGTGGACCCCTTCGGTGCAGAACTCAAGGACGGCCTGATCTGGGGCCGGGGCGCCGTGGACATGAAGGACATGGATGCCATGATCCTCTCGGTCTTGCGGGGCTTCGCACGGACCGGTCGCAAGCCCAAGCGGGACATTGTGTTCGCCTTCTTTGCGGACGAGGAAGCCGGCGGCGAATACGGGGCGCGCTACGCAGCGGACAAGCGTCCCGAGCTCTTCGACGGCGCCACGGAAGCTATCTCGGAAGTGGGCGGGTTCTCGGCCACCATCGGCGGCCAGCGCACCTACCTCCTGCAGACCGCGGAAAAGGGCATTTCCTGGCTCCGCCTGGTGGCGCATGGGCGGGCCGGTCACGGCTCGCAGATCAACACGGACAACGCCGTCACCCGCCTGGCCGGTGCGGTGACACGGATCGGCGAATACAAGTGGCCGATTGAGCTGACCCCCACCACACGCCAGTTCCTGGACGGCGTGACCGAACTCACCGGAGTGGAATTCGACCCCGACAATCCGGACCGGCTCTTGAGCCAACTGGGCACGGTGGCCCGCTTTGTCGGTGCAACCCTGCAGAACACCACCAACCCCACGCTGCTGAAGGGCGGATACAAGCACAACGTCATCCCGGAGTCCGCTGAGGCCCTGGTTGACTGCCGCACGCTCCCCGGCCAGCAGGACCACGTCCTGGAGATTGTGCGTGAACTCGCCGGCTCGGGAGTAGACGTCAGCTATGTGCACAATGATGTCTCCCTGGAAGTCCCCTTCGCCGGCAACCTGGTGGATTCCATGATTGATGCGCTGCATTCGGAGGACCCGGGCGCCAAGGTGCTTCCTTACACGCTCTCCGGCGGCACCGATAACAAATCACTGAGCAGGCTGGGAATCACCGGCTATGGCTTCGCCCCGTTGCAGCTGCCGGACGATCTCGACTTCACCGGGATGTTCCACGGCGTGGATGAACGGGTTCCGGCGGATTCGCTCAAATTTGGGGCCCGGGTACTCAACACCCTGCTGACGAACTATTAA
- a CDS encoding HNH endonuclease family protein, which produces MTITRSAATMTLTALTALFLAGSLAGCDAAAQAVPAAPDASREAAAALAQLETIPVKGRSPKSGYTREEFGPAWADVDHNGCDTRNDILARDLEGETFKPGTENCVVATGTLADKYTGTTINFVRGNTTSSAVQIDHVIALSDAWQKGARQLSIEQRNELANDPLNLMAADGPTNGAKGDKDAATWLPPNKAFRCEYVARQTAVKAKYQLWVTQAEHDAMAHILASCK; this is translated from the coding sequence ATGACGATCACACGCTCCGCCGCCACCATGACCCTGACCGCCCTTACAGCCCTCTTTCTCGCTGGCTCTCTTGCCGGCTGTGACGCCGCAGCCCAGGCCGTCCCCGCCGCTCCGGATGCTTCGCGTGAAGCCGCAGCGGCCCTGGCCCAGCTGGAGACCATCCCGGTGAAGGGACGCTCACCCAAGTCCGGCTACACCCGCGAAGAGTTCGGTCCCGCGTGGGCCGACGTCGACCATAACGGCTGCGACACCCGCAATGACATCCTCGCCCGGGACCTGGAGGGTGAGACGTTCAAGCCGGGAACCGAGAACTGCGTCGTCGCCACTGGCACGCTGGCCGACAAATACACCGGCACAACCATCAACTTCGTTCGTGGCAACACCACCAGCTCCGCCGTCCAGATCGACCACGTGATCGCGCTCAGCGATGCCTGGCAGAAAGGCGCCCGGCAGCTCAGCATCGAGCAGCGCAACGAGCTGGCCAATGACCCGCTGAACCTGATGGCTGCAGACGGTCCCACCAATGGCGCCAAGGGCGATAAGGACGCCGCTACGTGGCTTCCGCCGAACAAGGCATTCCGCTGCGAGTACGTTGCCCGCCAGACGGCGGTGAAGGCCAAATATCAGCTCTGGGTCACCCAGGCCGAGCACGATGCCATGGCCCATATTCTGGCGTCCTGCAAGTAA
- a CDS encoding DUF5703 family protein, which translates to MKEQFLTSSVRRERDYLRQYEYLVLTVSPEDSLPEARRRLVEHSEYGKWELERSMLYVGGGRRFWLRRRVMQVQRTV; encoded by the coding sequence ATGAAGGAACAATTTCTCACCAGCTCGGTCCGGCGGGAACGGGACTATTTGAGGCAGTACGAGTACCTCGTACTGACGGTCAGTCCCGAGGATTCACTGCCCGAGGCCAGGCGCCGGCTCGTGGAGCATTCCGAGTACGGCAAGTGGGAACTTGAGCGAAGCATGCTTTATGTGGGCGGCGGCAGGCGCTTCTGGCTCCGCCGGAGAGTCATGCAGGTTCAACGCACTGTCTAG
- a CDS encoding aldo/keto reductase, with translation MQQRYVGNSGLRVSALSLGTMSWAGETDEQDATDMLRTFMNSGGKHIDTAASYADGRSEAMIGSLLGDVVSRTEVSISTKAGMSTSDGRRTVDTSRNAMLSGLDASLARLGTDYVDIWFAQAWDGNVPLDETLSALEFALRSGRARYAGVSNFNGWQTAKAAAVAGFPLVAAQAEYSLLHRRPEEELIPAVEDAGLGLMGWAPLGRGVLTGKYRGNIPSQSRAAHAVLAPYVEPYLEQKPSRVVEAVAMAAKGLGRTPLDVSLSWLLSQHGVATAIVGPRTPVQLKEILDSQLTPLPPEISRALEDVSEPS, from the coding sequence ATGCAGCAGCGTTACGTCGGCAACAGTGGATTGCGGGTCTCCGCCCTCTCCCTCGGCACTATGTCCTGGGCCGGCGAAACCGACGAACAGGACGCTACGGACATGCTGCGCACCTTCATGAACTCCGGCGGCAAGCACATCGACACGGCGGCGTCATACGCCGACGGCCGTTCGGAGGCGATGATCGGATCACTGCTGGGGGACGTCGTCTCCCGGACCGAAGTTTCCATCTCCACTAAAGCAGGAATGTCGACGTCGGACGGCCGGCGGACGGTGGATACATCACGCAACGCGATGCTTTCCGGGCTGGACGCAAGCCTCGCGAGACTTGGGACGGACTACGTGGACATCTGGTTTGCCCAAGCCTGGGACGGCAATGTCCCGTTGGACGAAACCCTGTCCGCCCTCGAATTCGCTCTGCGGAGCGGGCGGGCACGGTATGCCGGCGTCTCAAACTTCAACGGGTGGCAGACAGCCAAGGCCGCAGCAGTGGCCGGCTTTCCGCTCGTGGCTGCCCAGGCTGAATATTCGCTCCTCCACCGCAGGCCGGAAGAGGAACTCATTCCCGCTGTCGAGGATGCCGGCCTGGGCCTGATGGGGTGGGCGCCGCTGGGCCGCGGTGTCCTCACCGGTAAATACCGCGGCAACATACCTTCTCAGTCCAGGGCTGCCCACGCTGTCCTCGCCCCTTACGTGGAGCCGTACCTGGAGCAGAAACCGTCCCGGGTAGTCGAGGCTGTCGCGATGGCTGCCAAAGGTTTGGGACGGACGCCCCTGGATGTGTCTCTGAGCTGGCTGCTTTCGCAGCACGGTGTGGCTACGGCCATTGTCGGGCCCAGGACGCCCGTGCAGCTCAAGGAGATCCTGGATTCCCAGCTGACACCTCTGCCGCCGGAGATTTCCCGGGCACTTGAGGACGTGTCAGAACCGTCCTGA
- a CDS encoding undecaprenyl-diphosphate phosphatase, with amino-acid sequence MNWFEAALLGLVQGLTEFLPISSSAHLRIVGQFLPNAADPGAAFTAITQLGTETAVLVYFWRDIVRIVKAWAGSLAGKVSRQDPDVRMGWLVILGSLPIIVLGLLFQDQIESVLRSLWIVATTLIVFGLVLAVADAVGKQERDLTRLTYKHGIFYGLAQAMALIPGVSRSGGTITAGLLMGYTREAAARYSFLLAIPAVFGSGLYQLYKTISKEGITGPYGLPETALATVIAFVVGYVIIGWFLKFISTRSYRLFVWYRIFLGLAVYLLLGFNVISA; translated from the coding sequence GTGAACTGGTTTGAGGCGGCCCTGCTGGGCCTAGTGCAGGGACTGACCGAATTCTTACCGATTTCATCAAGCGCGCATCTGCGGATCGTGGGGCAATTCCTGCCCAACGCCGCCGATCCCGGTGCCGCCTTTACCGCCATCACGCAGCTGGGCACCGAGACGGCCGTGCTTGTCTACTTTTGGCGTGACATCGTAAGAATCGTCAAAGCCTGGGCCGGTTCGCTAGCGGGCAAAGTCTCCCGGCAGGACCCGGACGTGCGCATGGGGTGGCTGGTAATTCTGGGAAGCCTGCCGATCATTGTGCTGGGCCTCCTGTTCCAGGACCAGATCGAATCGGTACTGCGCAGCCTCTGGATCGTGGCCACCACGCTCATTGTCTTTGGCCTTGTACTCGCCGTGGCCGATGCCGTCGGGAAACAGGAACGGGATCTGACGCGCCTCACCTATAAGCACGGCATCTTCTACGGCCTCGCCCAGGCCATGGCACTCATTCCGGGGGTCTCAAGGTCCGGCGGCACTATTACTGCCGGCCTGCTGATGGGCTACACCCGTGAAGCTGCCGCCCGGTATTCCTTCCTCCTGGCCATACCGGCCGTGTTCGGCAGCGGTCTTTACCAGCTCTACAAGACCATCTCCAAGGAAGGCATCACCGGCCCCTATGGCCTTCCGGAAACGGCGCTGGCCACTGTCATCGCCTTTGTGGTTGGCTACGTGATCATCGGATGGTTCCTGAAATTCATCTCCACGCGCAGCTACCGCCTCTTTGTCTGGTACCGGATTTTCCTGGGACTGGCGGTGTACCTCCTGCTCGGTTTCAATGTCATCAGCGCCTAG
- a CDS encoding ribonuclease Z: MRQFVVLGTASQVPTRTRNHNGYLLLWDGEGLLFDPGEGTQRQMILAGVSASQVTRICLTHVHGDHCFGLPGVLSRMVLDGVKHPVHLHFPASGQDVVRALVSLASPGLDLHLHPHGGSCMVAAGLEVRPLRHRIETFGYRLVEADGFTFLPERLATAGIAGPDVGRLLREGRLGAVRLADVSMPRRGQRFAFVMDTAPCPGAEELADGADLLVAESTFSDDDAELAKQYRHLTAGQAGALAAGGGVATLVLTHFSSRYEEVSLLAEQAKAQAREATVLAANDLDRIPFPKRRWTVA; encoded by the coding sequence ATGCGCCAATTCGTCGTCCTCGGCACGGCCTCCCAAGTTCCCACCCGGACCCGGAACCACAACGGCTATCTGCTGTTATGGGACGGTGAGGGCCTGCTCTTTGATCCCGGGGAGGGCACGCAGCGGCAGATGATTCTGGCAGGCGTTTCGGCCAGCCAGGTCACCCGCATTTGCCTTACCCATGTCCATGGAGATCACTGCTTCGGCCTCCCCGGGGTGCTTTCGCGCATGGTCCTGGATGGCGTAAAGCACCCTGTCCACCTGCATTTTCCCGCGTCCGGCCAAGATGTGGTCCGGGCGCTCGTCTCCCTCGCCTCGCCAGGTCTTGATTTGCACCTGCACCCCCATGGGGGCAGCTGCATGGTGGCGGCCGGCCTGGAGGTGCGGCCGCTCCGCCACCGGATCGAGACCTTCGGATACCGGCTGGTTGAGGCCGACGGCTTCACCTTCCTGCCTGAACGGCTAGCGACAGCCGGCATTGCCGGACCCGACGTCGGGCGCCTGCTACGTGAGGGAAGGCTGGGAGCCGTACGACTCGCCGATGTGAGCATGCCGCGCCGCGGCCAGCGCTTCGCCTTCGTCATGGATACTGCACCATGTCCTGGCGCTGAGGAGCTCGCCGATGGCGCGGACCTGCTCGTCGCGGAGTCCACATTCAGCGACGACGACGCCGAGCTCGCCAAACAGTACCGTCACCTCACCGCGGGGCAGGCAGGCGCCCTGGCAGCCGGCGGCGGCGTAGCCACCCTTGTCCTGACCCACTTCTCCTCACGCTACGAAGAGGTAAGTCTGCTGGCCGAGCAGGCCAAGGCACAGGCCCGTGAGGCCACAGTGCTGGCTGCGAACGATCTTGATCGAATCCCCTTCCCGAAACGCCGATGGACAGTGGCCTAG